The Lathyrus oleraceus cultivar Zhongwan6 chromosome 5, CAAS_Psat_ZW6_1.0, whole genome shotgun sequence genome includes the window ACAAACCCCCTCCCAACAACCAACTCACACCATTATCAAacccaagaacaatgtcaacccactCAAACCCAACAATTCACCTCATAACGTCACCATACCATATCCACCCAATCACTAACCATCCAACCTCACAACCAATACATGTCACACCCCCAAACACAACACTAAGAGCATGGCCCATACCACCAACAACCACATGTCACTACCACATCTTACTATAGCCTCGATGATTCATACAATCCATACCATCCCACTGTAGCCCCCCTCCCCCCCATTAATGAACACCCAAACATCCAACTGTCAAAGCACCTAACTACAATATGACTTTCTTACACCATAATAACCATTGCTTTGTTTCtaaaacgattcaatgtcccaattcaACCAACCATATCCTCCATTCATAACCCAAGCACAACGACCTAACTACAAcaacatgggcaccgaactcaaTTATGGCAGCGCCGTTGGCGGCAACCCCCCAGCTATTCGGGAGAAACGGTGGCAAATTTGTCAAAAATCCCAGGACCCTCGCACCAACCACCTTTTCCTCGGGTCAACACTCAAATACCCCAAACACCTCAGAGAAATAATGGAAGACCTCGAAGACAGACTAATGCACGAGGATGTGGAACAGATGGACGTTTCGATCGGGCAGatcattgattttcttgtcaattattgtgtatttgaattttataagatattattatgaattatttttaactttcttttttatttcaatttattttaattataacCTTAAAAAAAGAATAGCCACATGCATCGACGCATGCTCATAATGGATGCATGCATGCGCCACTTGCAGTGACATGTATTGAATGCAGTTGCCATCATTGTTGGCACCTTGATGTAAACCTTACATGCATGCGCTATTTATCTTGACTACTCCTCTTAAAAAATAGTTATTTTgataaataattaaaaaatataattattttgGTATATATTTTAAAagtaatgattttttttaaaatatccaTTTTATTGCCACAACATAATTCTTGTAGTAGTGTTTTTTTTGGTAAAATAAGTTAGTAACCGAAATTTTATCttttaaaaatgaataaattaaatGTCACAAATTTGAACTCATATCCCTACACTAACATAATTTGGAATTTTTTTTCcatataataaaaaaaatgaacTTTTACTTCTATTCTAATTTTTCTATAAAATAATTTAATGAAGACGCGTATTTgtatgattttttttaaataaatgactttttaaaattatatatcaaaataacaatatttttaatttatttatcaAATTAACTATGTTTCATGTAAAATGTGAGAGCATACACCACTGTAATtgatgtatatatatatataaaatataaaagCATGCGCTACTATAACTAAGACATGAATATAAAATTTAAGAAACATACTTGAAAATGAGTTGTCCCATGCATGGGTTATGTGATGAATTACCATGCATATATCGGATTTTTTACTAATATAACCCAAGTTTTTAAATTATTTCCCAAAATAACCCAAGTTTCAAATaatttcccaatctaccccaccTTTAAtagggaggcgccaattggattggcgccccctcttaaaaattacaaggaggcgccaattggattggctagggcacctgccctagccaatccaattggcgcctgtgtgtattttttaagagggggcgccaatccaattggcgactcccttaaaaaagcctcaaatgaaaaaacttccaacatgaaagttgtagatcttttcaaaacaatgaatttggatataaattttgcaacatttggattttttttgagaaagttatgggcagttgaagttggacttctgagtttttcaactgttgtctgacctataatgttttgtattattgcatgtgtttcttttacgaatatgaatttttgtccaacataacatttgaagtagacatcttaaattttgcaatgcacttggtcccacctcaaaataattaaaaatgagtgagttatgtccctgcgaacttgacccaaaattagggtttctgtcaaaacaagtgtatgtgaactttgccaaaagggaccaacttcaagccctttagtatgaatgataaaagcctcaaatgacaaaaccttcaacataaaagttgtatatcttttcaagataatgaatttggagTAAAGGTTTGCATCATTTGATGattatgagaaaggtatgggcacctgaacttggactaTTTGACATTATAACTGTTATCTGAGTCgtaatgttttgtattattgcatgtgtttcttttaggaatatgaatttttgtccaacataacatttgaagtagacatcttaaattttccaatgcacttggtcccacgtcaaaataattaaaaatgagtgagttatgtccctgcgaacttgacccaaaattagggtttctgtcaaaacaagtgtatgtgaactttgccaaaagggaccaacttcaagccctttagtatgaatgataaaagcctcaaatgacaaaaccttcaacataaaagttgtatatcttttcaagataatgaatttggagTAAAGGTTTGCATCATTTGATGattatgagaaaggtatgggcacctgaacttggactaTTTGACATTATAACTGTTATCTGAGTCgtaatgttttgtattattgcatgtgtttcttttaggaatatgaatttttgtccaacataacatttgaagtagacatcttaaattttccaatgcagTTGGTCCCACgtcaaaataattaaaaatgagtgagttatgtccctgcgaacttgacccaaaattagggtttctgtcaaaacaagtgtatgtgaactttgccaaaagggaccaacttcaagcccttcaacataacaataacaagtccttgaattagggtttttgacctataaatttttgttttatgatatgtgtttattttagaattatgaaagaaaCTTAATGTTTGGAGaatacacaaagataaatttgacataatacgaattgatattaataaaatttggattttacacaatgaatcctaatggtgatgaccgggatcacctaaccgacctccggtcccacatcccctagctatcctaacccttggccctaacccacgttgacgattctgaaccggtgtttgttcatctgatggtccaggagcgtcattaccgcctacaggagaagatccgttgaggtatgcagccaactcagcatagtcttcagtattcaatgatggtgtaccggcgtagctgagctcatgacccatgccagagaagttggggtgtggttgactcatggatgggcgaccaggacggttgaagggggacatgggtgacaatgatgggtctaggaaaggttggaaaggttgttggggtgtttggaagagatatggttgtgggatgttttggtattgtgatgtttggggttgttggctacggtaggtgatggggcggttagtgttttgggtaaggcgactttggtagggtgatggtgtgggtgcgaagcgatgttcggtcgaaggttgatggtccatttgttggtggtggtatgggggatgttcttggttttggggttgggtgaatggcatgttttggttgtatgtttgtgtgtttgtggaacggaaagtttgttggataggtggttgtgagtaaccgggctgagaatgttgctgggggttagatgttgaggcttcttgtgtgtaagttgtctggcgtgggtcgtagaggtacatatcatcggcgatgaattgaaatccaactgatctataccaagccatataagtacgacttggttttacctcatttggcatgactgcgtcagttaagacatggtcatgacggtgcttccacttgcgacactctgatcttgcgaaggtttgccaagggttgtagttccattggtcgttcactttgcgcatatgccattctcctaggctagctgggggatctgggatattctggaccataccaaactgcagcttcacacgatcggtgttgtgcagctccactgttgtgaaccgtattatcggtgcgcatgttgtccatacggctgcgtcttcagggttgatctgatgctcatgttccatattaaggtatggacgccaaatgaactgaaatgttaaagacaataggatttaaatgaatgtagaaaaagtcaatataatatgaagaaataatgtaattattttgcttacgtctgtcggtcgaaggtgatccaacaggttgcgatattgagtaatacagtgtctcggacatctgctgtaattcataccgcgtgccgaccatctacaccaaaaagtttaaaaaaattagttatgggtaataaactgtaaggaaggaagtaaagacatagcaatttaaacaacttacttttttgcatatggaaaagtgaaggggttgctattgaccggtgctagagacggtagtcttgaccatccccatgcttgtagcaaaacagcacatccagaaaatgtagaagtatctttgtggcagtttttgcacaaagaactatagagataggctagacatgcggatccccaactataactacctattctatctatatctctaagtaaaggtaagtacataatatgcatgctagaaccactaccttcgggaaataaaaaggatcctagtaacaacataatgtaacacctagttttgatgattcgagcctcttcggtagaatgctcatctaaataaaaactattataatatgactttaggcgagatagtagtataccttgtcccctagcattatcatctaacaaatcaacgtttaaaagctccatgcaaattgaattaggaaagttggtcttaccattaacgGCTTTGCCTTCtattcgtagtcctaaaagcatgtagacgtcttctaacgtcacggtacactcaccggttggaaaccaaaatgtgtgtgtctcttgtaagaacaaaaatagttctacaatagattccatgattttgatgataacaaaggatgaaaccaaaaatggcaccctaacgaaaagtttctaagtgtgcagggttctaaagaaagaagaaataaatctgatgatgtcatcagatgcacaacaagatcagatgcaaaatctcaagtatcagaagcatctaaagtgaaatctcgtttcaagaagctctgactctggacaaaactacaaagtatcagaagcatctgaacatgaagtaaagtctagaagctctgactctgaacaaatgccttctgtaaattctgaagttatcagcgccatctgaactttcaagagataacatcagaagccagatttCTCCAaatacacaaagactctaatcagaattgttaatcatgatgaagtaacgtttaagccaagttaaagttctgcaaatggatttcctcaattagaaagagacgttaatctccacttccaagagagaagatactaattgtggtaagtagtcacttctaagagaaaaagtctactgcagaagctattaatggaatggcgtaactacatctcaatatccaacagattcaacgctacttcaactctacttcaactcctataaataagagaagaaatcaacattcagtaacaagaaattactagccaaaactatactgaaattatatcacgctcaagaaaaacatctttgttcttcaaagattttcactaagcttttgcttatcaagtgaaaaatttgttcttaagtttgtaatatttgctttcttagaagcactctagattacacatcttgtatctaatttttatttgatttcctcaagtgactctttgtagtctgtagacttgagaggactaagagattttcttctctcttaggggttgtttgtaatctttcaagattagtggattaagtccttgttgaaggcgaaatcaccttggccgggtggactggagtagctttgtgttataagcgaaccagtataaaatcattgtgtgatttcattttgcaaaagcgcttatttttcaaacaattcaaacccccctttcttgtttttctcaccttcaattggtatcagagctccggctctgttattgattttcaaatcaaacacttaaccgtgtagagagatccagtgcgagaaaaacaaatggcccactcaaatgagaaagattcttacaatgccaagcctcctgtttttgatggagaaaagtttgattactggaaagatagaatcgaaagtttctttctgggttatgatgctgacctctgggacattgtcacagatggatacaaacctccaaccttaaatggagctgaagttcccagaagcaaaatgtcagaagatcagaaacgtgaattcaaaaatcatcacaaggccagaacaatacttctaaatgctatatcatacaacgaatacgaaaagatcaccaacagagagacggctaaagatatacttgactctctgaagatgacccatgaaggaaactcccaagtcaaggagacgaaggctctggcgttgatccagaaatatgaagccttcaagatggaagatgacgaagctatagaagctatgttttccagattccaaactcttattgcaggtcttaaagtgctagacaaaggatacacgactgcagatcatgttaagaagattgtcagaagtctgccaaagaaatggagacctatggttactgctctgaagttatcaaaggatctgaacagtatcagccttgaagaacttgttagttctctcagaagccatgagatagaactagaggaggatgagcctcagaaaaggaacaagtcagtggcgctgaagtccagacctgaaagacggaagtcagacagaaccaaagctctccaggcagaaactgcagatactgacgactctgaacctgaagactctgatgatgaagaagaactgtccttactaaccagaagagttaagcaactctggaaaagaaggaacaacaacaacttcagaagatcaagacccagaggggatagatcagagtcaacttcaaaaggtaaacctaataaagatattacctgttttgaatgtaaagaaacaggtcattatagaaatgaatgcccc containing:
- the LOC127087918 gene encoding protein MAIN-LIKE 2-like, with amino-acid sequence MLLGLRIEGKAVNGKTNFPNSICMELLNVDLLDDNARGQGILLSRLKSYYNSFYLDEHSTEEARIIKTRCYIMLLLGSFLFPEGSGSSMHIMYLPLLRDIDRIGSYSWGSACLAYLYSSLCKNCHKDTSTFSGCAVLLQAWGWSRLPSLAPVNSNPFTFPYAKKWSARGMNYSRCPRHCITQYRNLLDHLRPTDFIWRPYLNMEHEHQINPEDAAVWTTCAPIIRFTTVELHNTDRVKLQFGMVQNIPDPPASLGEWHMRKVNDQWNYNPWQTFARSECRKWKHRHDHVLTDAVMPNEVKPSRTYMAWYRSVGFQFIADDMYLYDPRQTTYTQEASTSNPQQHSQPGYSQPPIQQTFRSTNTQTYNQNMPFTQPQNQEHPPYHHQQMDHQPSTEHRFAPTPSPYQSRLTQNTNRPITYRSQQPQTSQYQNIPQPYLFQTPQQPFQPFLDPSLSPMSPFNRPGRPSMSQPHPNFSGMGHELSYAGTPSLNTEDYAELAAYLNGSSPVGGNDAPGPSDEQTPVQNRQRGLGPRVRIARGCGTGGRLGDPGHHH